From Apium graveolens cultivar Ventura unplaced genomic scaffold, ASM990537v1 ctg7884, whole genome shotgun sequence, a single genomic window includes:
- the LOC141704471 gene encoding AT-hook motif nuclear-localized protein 9-like, whose protein sequence is MASEKGKCTLDLNTPSGEVKRKRGRPLKSQATRNLVLSPGSAGSSLSVMGAVSSPPAMSAVSSMPMRVAVVSPPVPRAISELQPAFNLSPSAENSVRGQVGEAVIVYGPRGVFYADTAAADFRAHVIHVDSGEGQFQILSLTGSFTVAETGMGRCRTGGVSVSLACPDGHVIGGAVAGPLVPEAFTYAC, encoded by the exons ATGGCATCTGAGAAGGGAAAGTGTACCCTAGACCTGAACACCCCCAGCGGGGAGGTAAAAAGAAAGAGGGGAAGGCCCCTAAAGTCTCAAGCAACAAGAAATTTGGTGCTGTCTCCTGGGAGTGCTGGTTCTTCCCTGTCAGTGATGGGTGCTGTATCTTCACCCCCAGCGATGAGTGCTGTTTCATCAATGCCCATGAGAGTTGCTGTTGTTTCACCGCCGGTACCACGGGCTATTTCCGAACTACAGCCAGCATTCAACTTGTCTCCCTCAGCTGAAAATTCTGTCCGGGGCCAGGTGGGCGAGGCCGTGATCGTGTACGGCCCCAGG GGTGTGTTTTATGCAGACACAGCTGCTGCAGACTTTAGGGCTCATGTGATACATGTAGACTCTGGGGAG GGTCAGTTTCAAATCTTGTCTTTGACTGGCTCATTTACTGTGGCTGAAACTGGAATGGGGAGATGTAGAACAGGTGGTGTCAGTGTATCGCTAGCATGTCCCGACGGCCATGTCATAGGAGGTGCCGTGGCTGGCCCGCTAGTTCCAGAGGCCTTCACCTACGCTtgttga